The following proteins come from a genomic window of Flavobacterium crocinum:
- a CDS encoding glycosyltransferase family 4 protein, whose protein sequence is MRIAQIIDSLESGGAERMAVNYANALESEIEFSGIVVTRKEGVLLNQISPSVSYLFLNKKRQIDFKALFTLRSYVLKNKITHIHAHSTSFFLAFLLKLTLPRIKIIRHDHYGQSEFLETRPHLVLKLTAFFFNGVIVVNQNLKRWSEKKIKAKNVVYFPNFVVEDITVTENTVLNGLEGKRIICLANLRAQKNHALLLEVAQKLSSKHPDWSFHLVGKDFEDNYSKEIKQKIYKEKLNNVFVYGSRQDISNVLNQATIGVLVSKSEGLPVALLEYGQFKKPVIVTNVGEIPFVIEHRNNGLIVPDLNAEIFYDLLIECIENSSLRIGLGDRLFETISDRFSKKTIIKKYLNWLHEI, encoded by the coding sequence ATGAGAATAGCGCAGATTATTGATTCGCTGGAGTCTGGAGGAGCAGAGCGTATGGCTGTTAATTATGCTAATGCACTAGAGTCAGAAATTGAATTTTCGGGGATTGTTGTTACACGAAAAGAAGGAGTGCTTTTGAATCAAATTTCCCCATCTGTATCCTATTTATTTTTGAATAAAAAACGGCAGATTGACTTTAAAGCACTTTTTACATTAAGATCATATGTGCTAAAAAATAAAATAACCCATATACACGCACACAGCACTTCTTTTTTTTTGGCATTTCTTTTAAAATTAACTTTACCCAGGATAAAAATTATTAGACATGATCATTATGGACAAAGTGAATTTTTAGAAACCAGACCTCATTTGGTTTTAAAATTAACAGCTTTTTTTTTTAACGGCGTTATTGTAGTTAATCAAAATCTAAAAAGATGGTCAGAAAAAAAAATAAAAGCAAAAAATGTGGTTTATTTTCCCAATTTCGTTGTTGAAGATATTACTGTTACTGAAAATACAGTTCTAAATGGCTTAGAGGGAAAAAGAATTATTTGTTTAGCTAATTTAAGGGCTCAAAAAAATCATGCATTATTATTAGAAGTAGCTCAAAAACTTAGTTCTAAACATCCTGATTGGAGCTTTCATTTGGTTGGAAAAGATTTTGAGGATAATTACTCAAAAGAAATTAAGCAAAAAATTTATAAAGAGAAACTAAATAATGTATTTGTGTATGGTTCCAGACAAGATATATCAAATGTTTTGAATCAGGCAACTATAGGAGTTTTAGTGTCTAAATCAGAAGGTTTGCCAGTTGCACTTTTGGAATACGGTCAATTTAAAAAACCTGTTATTGTAACAAATGTAGGTGAAATTCCTTTTGTTATTGAGCATAGAAATAATGGCTTAATCGTTCCGGATTTAAATGCAGAAATTTTTTATGATTTACTTATTGAATGTATTGAAAATAGTTCGCTTCGAATCGGCTTAGGAGACAGACTGTTTGAAACCATTTCTGACAGGTTTTCTAAAAAAACGATAATAAAAAAATATTTAAACTGGTTACATGAAATTTAA
- a CDS encoding glycoside hydrolase family 25 protein has translation MARKTSYRKTYSRKPAGRSFLSRLFRGLLLILFSLLFIGIVYHYRKGLAYYLGFKSEKVLDEDAVDKHLSDVRNIRVLENHKGKVIGIDVSEFQGKVDWEEVEILDEKYPVQFVFIRATAGNDRVDRQFKRNWEGAKENKIMRGAYHYYRPNENSIEQADLFIKTVKLQKGDLPPVLDIEKLPKNQPLDSLKKGLKRWLNKVEKHYQVRPIIYSGERYYADFLKEEFGDYLFWIANYNFYREKIEDDWLFWQFTEKASLPGIKHRVDVNIYNGDLEQLHFITVE, from the coding sequence ATGGCAAGAAAAACAAGTTATCGTAAAACATATTCCAGAAAACCGGCAGGAAGATCTTTTCTAAGCAGGCTTTTTCGTGGGCTTTTATTGATATTATTTTCACTTCTATTCATTGGAATCGTTTACCATTATCGTAAAGGATTAGCGTATTACCTCGGATTTAAATCAGAAAAAGTTTTAGATGAAGATGCTGTAGATAAACATCTTTCGGATGTGCGAAACATTCGCGTTCTCGAAAATCACAAAGGAAAAGTAATTGGAATCGACGTTTCTGAATTTCAGGGAAAAGTAGATTGGGAAGAAGTCGAAATTCTGGACGAAAAATATCCGGTTCAGTTTGTGTTTATTCGTGCAACAGCAGGAAATGATAGAGTTGACAGGCAATTTAAAAGAAATTGGGAGGGGGCAAAAGAGAATAAAATTATGCGTGGTGCCTATCATTATTATCGACCAAATGAAAATTCTATAGAACAGGCAGATCTTTTTATAAAAACGGTAAAATTGCAAAAAGGAGATCTTCCTCCCGTTTTGGATATCGAAAAATTGCCTAAAAATCAGCCTTTAGACAGTTTGAAAAAAGGATTGAAACGTTGGTTAAATAAAGTAGAAAAACATTATCAGGTACGCCCTATAATTTATTCTGGAGAAAGATATTATGCTGATTTCTTAAAAGAAGAATTCGGAGATTATTTATTCTGGATAGCCAATTATAATTTCTATAGAGAAAAAATTGAAGATGACTGGTTGTTTTGGCAATTCACAGAAAAAGCTTCTTTGCCTGGAATCAAACATCGTGTTGATGTAAATATTTACAATGGGGATTTAGAACAACTGCATTTTATTACTGTAGAATAG
- the lptB gene encoding LPS export ABC transporter ATP-binding protein, translating into MKLRADNLIKTYKGRSVVKGISVEVNQGEIVGLLGPNGAGKTTSFYMIVGLVKPNQGNIYLDDLNITDYPMYKRAQQGIGYLAQEASVFRKLSIEDNILSVLQLTKLSKEAQIAKMESLIEEFSLEHIRTNRGDLLSGGERRRTEIARALATDPKFILLDEPFAGVDPVAVEDIQRIVAQLKNKNIGILITDHNVQETLAITDKTYLMFEGGILKAGVPEELVEDEMVRRVYLGQNFELRKKKLEF; encoded by the coding sequence ATGAAATTAAGAGCCGATAATTTAATCAAAACCTATAAAGGACGAAGTGTTGTAAAAGGAATTTCTGTTGAGGTAAATCAAGGGGAAATCGTGGGACTTTTGGGGCCAAATGGAGCTGGAAAAACAACGTCTTTCTACATGATTGTGGGATTGGTAAAACCAAATCAGGGAAATATTTACCTTGACGATTTGAATATTACCGATTATCCGATGTACAAACGTGCGCAGCAGGGAATTGGTTATCTGGCACAGGAAGCTTCTGTTTTTAGAAAATTAAGTATTGAAGATAATATCTTGAGCGTTTTACAATTGACGAAACTTTCTAAAGAAGCTCAAATTGCCAAAATGGAAAGTCTAATTGAAGAATTCAGTTTAGAACATATTCGTACCAACCGAGGCGATTTACTTTCGGGAGGTGAGCGTCGTCGTACCGAAATTGCCCGTGCATTGGCAACCGATCCAAAATTTATTTTATTGGATGAACCTTTCGCCGGAGTTGACCCGGTTGCGGTTGAAGATATTCAGAGAATTGTAGCGCAGCTAAAAAATAAAAACATCGGAATCTTAATTACCGATCACAACGTTCAGGAAACTTTAGCCATTACAGATAAAACGTATCTAATGTTTGAAGGAGGAATTCTTAAAGCAGGAGTTCCGGAAGAACTGGTAGAAGACGAAATGGTTCGTAGAGTTTATTTGGGACAAAACTTCGAACTTCGTAAAAAGAAACTTGAGTTTTAG
- a CDS encoding O-antigen ligase family protein, with amino-acid sequence MKFKIEKKELSYVFLIVLHVFLGILIFLFPAIAKLYAVSIFGFGFFYIIKTKNKNNEVLISSAYIVSAEVLLRMTDGMILNEVAKYSVLFFMFLGMIYSGFSKNAFVYWLFLLLLIPGVVLSTSSLDFNTDIRKAIAFNISGPVCLGISSIYCYQRKISFEKLKDIISSFSFPLITMLVYLFLYTPSIKDVIMGTQSNFAASGGFGPNQVSTLLGLGIFIFFVQFLFNSRNRLVQIINVGFVLAFAFRGLVTFSRGGVITAVVMILVLLIVLFFRANYNVRAKIGTIIILAFVAGVGVWSYSSLQTKGMINKRYANEDALGRKKQTQLSGREVLIETELEMFMDNPILGIGVGKNKEIRKKETGIDLPTHNEITRMLAEHGSLGIVDLLILFLAPLILFLNNKQNILALSFFTFWLLTINHAAMRIAAPAFVYALSLLIVQIKIHDQTEKITD; translated from the coding sequence ATGAAATTTAAGATAGAGAAAAAGGAATTGTCGTATGTTTTTTTAATTGTATTGCATGTTTTTCTTGGAATACTGATATTCTTATTTCCAGCTATTGCTAAATTGTATGCAGTAAGTATATTTGGTTTTGGTTTTTTTTATATTATTAAAACAAAGAATAAAAATAATGAAGTTCTTATTTCATCTGCTTATATTGTTAGTGCAGAGGTTCTTTTAAGAATGACCGATGGAATGATATTAAATGAAGTGGCAAAATATTCTGTTTTGTTTTTTATGTTTCTTGGAATGATTTATTCGGGGTTTTCTAAAAATGCTTTTGTTTACTGGCTTTTTTTATTATTACTCATTCCAGGCGTAGTTTTATCTACATCTTCATTGGATTTTAATACAGATATCAGAAAGGCTATCGCTTTTAATATTTCAGGCCCGGTATGTTTAGGAATATCTTCTATATACTGCTATCAAAGAAAGATATCATTCGAAAAATTAAAAGATATTATTTCGTCGTTTTCTTTCCCTTTAATCACTATGCTTGTTTATCTTTTTTTATATACTCCAAGTATAAAAGATGTAATTATGGGAACACAGTCTAACTTTGCTGCATCTGGTGGTTTTGGACCAAATCAGGTTTCTACTCTACTTGGTCTGGGAATATTTATTTTTTTTGTACAATTCTTGTTTAATTCTAGAAATAGGCTAGTACAAATAATTAATGTTGGCTTTGTCTTGGCTTTTGCTTTTAGAGGTCTGGTTACTTTTTCCAGAGGAGGAGTAATAACTGCAGTTGTAATGATTTTGGTACTTTTGATTGTGCTTTTTTTTCGTGCCAATTATAATGTTCGTGCCAAAATAGGAACAATTATTATACTGGCTTTCGTAGCAGGAGTCGGTGTGTGGAGTTATAGTTCGCTGCAGACTAAAGGAATGATTAATAAACGTTATGCAAACGAAGATGCATTAGGAAGAAAAAAACAAACCCAATTGAGCGGAAGGGAAGTACTTATCGAAACTGAACTGGAGATGTTTATGGATAATCCGATTTTAGGAATTGGTGTTGGAAAAAATAAAGAAATACGTAAAAAAGAGACTGGTATCGATCTGCCAACTCATAATGAAATTACAAGAATGCTTGCAGAGCATGGATCATTAGGAATTGTAGATCTACTAATTTTATTTCTTGCACCTTTGATTTTATTTTTAAATAATAAACAAAATATACTGGCCTTGTCTTTTTTTACATTTTGGCTTTTAACAATTAATCACGCAGCAATGCGAATAGCGGCGCCAGCTTTTGTATATGCTTTATCCCTCTTAATAGTACAAATAAAAATCCATGATCAGACAGAAAAAATAACAGACTAA
- a CDS encoding lipoprotein N-acyltransferase Lnb domain-containing protein, whose product MKTVMFKKALFILLFLMSFFGFSQSLPLSNEAKISVLTCGLGNETYSYFGHTAVRVFDPANNIDIVYNYGAFDFRTPNFVAKFAKGDLQYFIITHPFSDFLNEYNNDKRSVYEQELLVSLPLKQKIFDNLNHSLFSEERYYTYKFIDKNCTSMVVDVINKSLNQNVITKKGDTDKTYRSILFPYFDEHFYDQLGTSIIFGTKVDQMGTRIFLPFELKNSLEKTIFQNRPLVGKSKTLLEFTKETPKSWWNNIYTYLFILTFVVLARNKTVDKIYLLILSLVGIFFVIMGFYSFHQELAMNYNVLLFSPLLLLLVLFSLYKNKLWTYRFSLINFVLLVIYFLFLINKAHFFITLPLIITSGVVLVRTGIRNKKPIPIII is encoded by the coding sequence ATGAAAACTGTAATGTTTAAAAAAGCACTTTTTATTTTATTATTCTTAATGAGTTTTTTTGGTTTTAGCCAAAGTCTGCCTTTATCTAACGAGGCTAAAATAAGTGTTCTAACCTGCGGACTTGGAAATGAAACTTATTCTTATTTTGGACATACAGCTGTTCGTGTTTTTGATCCTGCAAACAATATTGATATCGTTTATAATTATGGTGCATTTGATTTTAGAACTCCAAATTTTGTTGCCAAATTTGCAAAAGGTGATTTACAATATTTTATCATTACACATCCCTTTTCCGATTTTTTAAACGAATATAATAATGACAAACGAAGTGTTTACGAACAAGAACTTCTGGTTTCTCTTCCTTTAAAACAAAAAATATTTGACAATCTGAATCATTCTTTATTTTCTGAAGAAAGATATTACACCTATAAATTTATTGATAAAAACTGTACATCAATGGTTGTTGATGTTATTAATAAATCATTAAATCAAAATGTAATTACTAAAAAAGGAGATACAGACAAAACCTATCGCTCTATCTTATTTCCTTATTTTGACGAACACTTTTACGATCAGTTAGGAACCAGTATTATTTTCGGAACCAAAGTCGATCAAATGGGAACCAGAATTTTTCTTCCATTTGAATTGAAAAATAGTTTAGAGAAAACCATATTTCAAAACCGTCCTTTAGTTGGAAAGTCAAAAACCTTATTAGAATTCACAAAAGAAACTCCAAAATCCTGGTGGAATAACATTTATACTTATCTTTTTATTCTGACTTTTGTAGTTTTAGCAAGAAATAAAACTGTTGACAAAATCTATCTTTTGATTTTATCTTTGGTTGGAATATTCTTTGTTATAATGGGATTTTATTCTTTTCACCAAGAACTGGCGATGAATTATAATGTGTTGCTTTTTAGTCCGCTTTTATTGCTTTTAGTTTTGTTTTCTCTTTATAAAAACAAATTATGGACGTATCGATTTTCACTGATCAACTTTGTCCTTCTGGTAATTTACTTTTTGTTTTTAATCAATAAAGCGCATTTCTTTATCACATTACCATTAATCATAACAAGTGGAGTAGTTTTAGTTAGAACCGGAATTCGTAACAAAAAACCAATTCCGATTATAATTTAA
- a CDS encoding CDP-alcohol phosphatidyltransferase family protein: MNIKKHIPNLITLINLFCGCVAIVYVSQGDFLMAFYMVCLGIFFDFFDGFFARLFKVSSPLGLQLDSLADMVTSGVAPGYVMYSLFLKSANPHDVAGSVFIPFLGFIVTLGACYRLANFNIDTRQTDSFIGLPTPANALFVLSLPLVIEYSNSLMMFEILTNFWVLLVITLCSAYIMNAEIPLFSLKIKKFSFKENALQIVFLTISVLMVILLQYIAIPLIIAFYVLLSVINNLFLKK, translated from the coding sequence ATGAATATCAAAAAGCACATTCCAAATCTAATTACATTAATTAATCTTTTCTGTGGTTGCGTAGCCATTGTTTATGTTTCTCAAGGCGATTTCTTAATGGCTTTTTACATGGTTTGTTTGGGAATATTTTTTGATTTCTTTGATGGCTTTTTCGCCAGATTATTCAAAGTTTCAAGTCCGCTTGGTTTGCAATTGGACTCTTTGGCAGATATGGTAACCAGCGGTGTTGCTCCCGGATATGTAATGTACAGTTTGTTTTTAAAAAGTGCTAATCCTCATGATGTAGCTGGATCTGTATTTATCCCTTTTTTAGGATTTATTGTAACTTTAGGAGCCTGCTATAGATTGGCTAATTTTAATATTGATACCCGTCAGACTGATTCTTTTATTGGATTGCCGACTCCTGCAAATGCATTGTTTGTTTTAAGTCTTCCTTTGGTTATAGAATATTCAAATTCTCTAATGATGTTTGAAATTCTAACTAATTTTTGGGTTTTACTTGTTATTACCTTATGTAGCGCTTATATCATGAATGCAGAAATTCCATTGTTCTCTTTAAAAATTAAAAAGTTCAGTTTTAAAGAAAACGCACTTCAGATAGTTTTTTTGACTATTTCTGTGTTAATGGTTATTTTGCTTCAGTATATCGCAATTCCGTTGATTATTGCTTTCTACGTTTTATTATCTGTCATCAATAATTTGTTTTTGAAAAAGTAG
- a CDS encoding KpsF/GutQ family sugar-phosphate isomerase produces MISKENILAIAKKTILSESEAITKLIDFLDENFYEAVQRIYETKGRLIVTGIGKSAIIAQKMVATFNSTGTPSMFLHAAEAIHGDLGMIQNEDIIICISKSGNSPEIKVLVPLLKRFGNTLIAITGNTTSFLAKGSDFVLNTTVNTEACPINLAPTNSTTAQLVMGDALAVCLMEMRDFKPEDFAVYHPGGALGKKLLLRVKDMIEHSLKPTVSPDTSIKKAIFEISEKRLGVTAVVEDNKIVGIITDGDIRRMLNDVDSIADLTAKDIMSKNPKVVSSETMAVDALNILEDFSITQLIVADNGEYKGVLHLHDILKEGIV; encoded by the coding sequence TTGATCTCAAAAGAAAATATATTGGCGATAGCTAAAAAAACAATACTCTCTGAAAGTGAAGCAATTACAAAACTAATTGATTTTCTGGACGAAAATTTCTACGAAGCAGTTCAGCGTATCTATGAAACCAAAGGCCGTCTAATCGTTACCGGCATCGGAAAAAGTGCCATCATTGCTCAAAAAATGGTTGCGACTTTTAACTCTACGGGAACACCATCAATGTTTCTGCATGCCGCAGAGGCCATTCATGGTGATTTGGGAATGATTCAAAACGAAGACATTATTATATGTATTTCTAAAAGCGGAAACAGTCCTGAAATTAAGGTTTTAGTCCCGTTATTAAAACGATTTGGAAATACCCTGATCGCTATTACAGGAAATACCACTTCATTTCTGGCAAAAGGTTCTGATTTCGTTTTAAATACAACTGTTAATACCGAAGCCTGTCCTATCAATTTAGCTCCAACAAACAGCACGACAGCCCAATTGGTTATGGGAGATGCTTTGGCTGTATGCTTAATGGAAATGCGTGATTTTAAACCTGAAGATTTTGCGGTTTATCATCCAGGCGGTGCTTTAGGCAAAAAATTACTGCTTCGCGTAAAGGACATGATCGAACACTCGTTAAAACCAACAGTTAGTCCAGACACTTCAATCAAAAAAGCAATTTTCGAAATTTCCGAAAAAAGATTGGGAGTTACTGCAGTTGTGGAAGACAATAAAATTGTTGGAATTATTACCGATGGAGACATCCGAAGAATGCTAAACGACGTAGATAGTATAGCAGATTTAACAGCAAAAGATATTATGTCTAAAAATCCAAAAGTAGTTTCGTCTGAAACTATGGCTGTGGATGCTTTAAACATTTTAGAAGACTTTTCGATTACACAATTAATCGTTGCAGACAACGGAGAGTACAAAGGCGTATTACATTTACATGACATTTTAAAAGAAGGAATAGTATAA
- the tatC gene encoding twin-arginine translocase subunit TatC, with product MAKKNLGEMSFLDHLEELRWLLVRSTLATIIMAIVTYFISDYLFDQVILGPIRPTFFTYVWFCDLSHSLGFADSICITELNFIIQNTEMEGQVNIFVWMCLLAGFILSFPYILWEIWKFISPALYEKERKNAKLFIFVSSLLFFLGVLFGYFVVIPMSVNFVATFSVSDVVKNQFTLESYMGMVKTSILGSAIFFELPIAIYFLTKLGLVTPTFLRKYWKYAVVIILIIAAIVTPPDVVSQTIVAIPMLIIYELSIWISKIVYKNKMKENV from the coding sequence ATGGCAAAGAAAAATCTTGGCGAAATGTCATTTTTAGATCATCTTGAAGAACTAAGATGGTTATTGGTTAGAAGTACACTTGCGACAATTATTATGGCAATTGTTACTTATTTTATTAGTGATTATTTATTTGATCAGGTTATTTTAGGTCCAATCAGACCAACGTTTTTTACTTACGTTTGGTTTTGCGATTTATCACATTCATTGGGATTTGCAGACAGCATTTGTATTACGGAACTGAATTTTATTATTCAGAATACCGAAATGGAAGGTCAGGTTAATATTTTTGTATGGATGTGTCTTCTGGCAGGTTTCATCTTGAGTTTCCCTTATATTTTATGGGAAATCTGGAAGTTTATCAGCCCGGCTCTTTATGAGAAAGAAAGAAAAAATGCAAAATTATTCATCTTCGTTTCTTCTTTGCTTTTCTTTTTAGGAGTCTTGTTCGGCTATTTTGTGGTAATTCCGATGTCTGTAAACTTCGTGGCAACGTTCTCTGTGAGTGATGTTGTAAAAAACCAGTTTACACTTGAGTCTTATATGGGGATGGTAAAAACGAGTATTCTTGGAAGTGCGATATTTTTTGAACTTCCAATTGCTATATATTTCTTAACGAAATTAGGACTAGTAACTCCTACATTCTTAAGAAAATATTGGAAATATGCTGTCGTAATTATTTTAATTATTGCCGCAATCGTAACGCCGCCGGATGTTGTGAGCCAAACTATTGTTGCAATTCCTATGTTAATCATATACGAATTGAGTATATGGATTTCGAAGATTGTTTATAAAAATAAAATGAAAGAAAATGTCTGA
- a CDS encoding putative type IX sorting system protein PorV2, with amino-acid sequence MKRILAFILFWSFTSQYAQTVRKYSNEFMNIGVDAAALGMSSAVTSFTNDVNAVYWNPAGLTHLEDHQVALMHASYFANIAQYDYIGYASPIDDRSAWGISMIRFGVDDIMDTTQLIDSQGNIDYNRIRLFSTADYGFTFSYARKLPVDGFQYGVNAKVIRRVIGKFANSWGFGFDIGLQFERNDWKFGLMLRDITTTYNVWNIDEEEYAKIANAIPGENNELPESTEITLPKAQLGVSKRFDFHNECSLLASANLNMRFEQTNDIISSKVVSIDPALGFEFGYTDLVFVRAGAGNFQNVTQLDNTEKINFQPNIGLGFRYKGIQIDYALTDLGNQSTALYSNIFSLKVDLGIFR; translated from the coding sequence TTGAAAAGAATTTTAGCATTTATATTATTTTGGAGTTTCACTTCGCAATACGCGCAAACCGTCCGAAAATATTCGAATGAGTTTATGAATATTGGTGTAGATGCCGCCGCGCTCGGAATGTCAAGTGCGGTAACTTCTTTTACAAATGATGTTAATGCTGTTTACTGGAATCCCGCAGGTTTAACACATCTTGAAGATCATCAGGTTGCCTTGATGCATGCGAGTTATTTTGCCAATATTGCGCAATATGATTATATCGGTTATGCAAGTCCGATTGATGACAGAAGTGCCTGGGGAATTTCGATGATTCGCTTTGGTGTCGATGATATTATGGACACTACTCAATTAATCGATAGTCAGGGAAATATTGATTATAACCGAATCCGTCTATTTTCAACTGCCGATTATGGTTTTACCTTTTCTTATGCCAGAAAACTTCCCGTTGACGGATTTCAGTATGGTGTAAATGCGAAAGTTATTCGAAGAGTTATTGGAAAATTTGCTAATTCCTGGGGATTCGGGTTTGATATTGGTCTTCAATTCGAAAGAAATGACTGGAAATTCGGATTGATGCTTCGAGATATTACAACCACTTACAATGTGTGGAATATTGATGAAGAAGAATATGCAAAGATTGCCAATGCAATTCCGGGAGAAAATAACGAATTACCCGAAAGCACTGAGATTACATTACCAAAAGCACAATTGGGAGTGTCAAAAAGATTTGATTTTCATAACGAATGTAGCCTTCTTGCTTCTGCAAACCTCAACATGAGATTTGAACAAACCAACGATATCATTTCATCAAAAGTAGTAAGTATAGACCCAGCTCTAGGGTTTGAATTTGGATACACGGATTTAGTTTTCGTAAGAGCAGGTGCAGGAAATTTTCAAAATGTGACTCAACTGGATAATACTGAAAAAATTAACTTTCAGCCTAATATTGGTTTAGGTTTTAGATATAAAGGTATTCAGATTGATTATGCTTTAACCGACTTAGGAAATCAAAGTACAGCTTTATATTCGAATATTTTTTCGTTGAAAGTAGATTTAGGAATCTTTAGATAA
- a CDS encoding carboxymuconolactone decarboxylase family protein, protein MSDIVQEFNDYRSKMNEKLLADNNKIVKRIFNLDTNAYAEGALDVKTKELLGLVASTVLRCDDCVKYHLETSYKEGVSKEEMMEAMGIATLVGGTIVIPHLRRAYEFWEALEESGNK, encoded by the coding sequence ATGTCTGATATAGTTCAAGAATTTAACGACTATCGTTCTAAAATGAACGAAAAATTATTAGCTGACAACAACAAAATTGTAAAGCGTATTTTTAATCTTGACACTAATGCTTACGCAGAAGGCGCTCTTGATGTAAAAACAAAAGAATTACTTGGTCTAGTTGCATCAACCGTTTTAAGATGTGACGACTGTGTAAAATACCATTTGGAAACTAGTTATAAAGAAGGCGTTTCTAAAGAAGAAATGATGGAAGCGATGGGAATTGCAACTCTTGTTGGAGGAACAATCGTAATCCCGCATTTAAGAAGAGCTTACGAATTCTGGGAAGCTTTAGAAGAAAGTGGAAATAAATAA
- a CDS encoding sugar transferase, with the protein MFLKRKMHFEISERKVLLSVFDVTFIFTALFLLSQLFDYHYYVLEDGKYIKSFLLIGYIFIFGTIFEMYNLQTASNQFQILRSVILTSITAVTVYLFTPVLSPELPKQRLVIVIFYFAVLSSLLLWRLFYVYFLASHRFSQNVVLICDQSEVEELVIGLENVDPHYKIIGFVNSDTDSLEDFNFHYVREVKKNDLESFVTKNNVSEIIIASQKTDGITPALYQQLLHLLENGNVIREYTQVYESKTQRIPVHYMGRDFYRFFPFSRSNSNRLYLLLIRIMEFLFSFCGLLCCAVFIPIIAICNFFANKGSLFYTQERVGKNGVIFKIYKFRTMTANSETNGAVFATHNDKRVTPFGKFMRKSRIDELPQFINVLKGDMAVIGPRPERPFFVEEIAAVMPFYETRHVVKPGLTGWAQVNYSYGESIDESLIKLQYDLYYIKHRSVFLDLSITFKTITTVLFYRGQ; encoded by the coding sequence ATGTTTTTAAAAAGAAAAATGCATTTCGAAATTTCAGAAAGGAAAGTTTTGCTTTCTGTTTTTGACGTGACATTTATATTTACTGCGCTTTTTTTACTTAGCCAGCTTTTCGACTATCATTACTATGTTTTGGAAGACGGGAAATACATAAAGTCATTTCTGTTGATTGGTTACATTTTCATATTCGGAACCATTTTCGAAATGTATAATCTTCAGACGGCTAGTAATCAGTTTCAAATTTTACGAAGCGTTATTCTGACTTCAATTACCGCTGTTACCGTTTATTTGTTTACACCCGTTTTATCTCCGGAACTTCCTAAGCAACGATTAGTAATTGTTATTTTCTATTTTGCAGTTTTGAGCTCATTGCTGCTTTGGCGTTTGTTTTATGTTTATTTTCTGGCTTCTCATCGTTTTTCGCAAAATGTGGTTTTAATCTGTGACCAAAGTGAAGTAGAAGAATTGGTGATAGGACTTGAAAATGTCGATCCGCATTATAAAATTATTGGTTTTGTAAATTCGGATACAGATTCTCTGGAAGATTTCAATTTTCATTATGTAAGAGAGGTCAAGAAGAATGACCTGGAGTCGTTTGTAACCAAAAATAATGTCTCGGAAATTATAATAGCTTCACAAAAAACAGACGGTATTACACCAGCCTTGTACCAGCAATTACTTCATTTGTTAGAAAACGGAAATGTAATTCGCGAATATACACAGGTGTACGAAAGTAAAACACAACGAATTCCGGTTCATTATATGGGAAGAGATTTTTACCGCTTTTTCCCTTTCAGCAGAAGCAACAGTAATAGATTGTATTTACTGTTGATTCGTATAATGGAGTTTTTATTTTCTTTTTGCGGACTTTTATGCTGTGCAGTTTTTATTCCAATAATTGCAATTTGTAATTTCTTTGCTAATAAAGGAAGTCTTTTTTATACACAAGAGAGAGTTGGAAAAAATGGGGTCATTTTTAAGATTTATAAGTTTAGGACCATGACTGCAAATTCTGAGACCAACGGTGCTGTTTTTGCAACGCATAACGATAAAAGAGTTACTCCTTTTGGTAAATTCATGAGAAAATCAAGAATTGATGAATTGCCTCAATTTATCAATGTTTTAAAAGGAGATATGGCGGTAATTGGACCAAGACCGGAAAGACCTTTTTTTGTAGAAGAAATTGCTGCAGTAATGCCTTTTTATGAAACTCGTCATGTTGTTAAGCCGGGACTTACAGGCTGGGCTCAGGTAAACTACTCCTATGGAGAATCAATAGATGAGAGTTTAATCAAACTGCAATACGACTTATACTACATCAAACACAGAAGCGTTTTTCTGGATTTAAGTATTACTTTCAAAACCATTACGACAGTTTTATTCTACCGGGGACAATAA